The following proteins are co-located in the Columba livia isolate bColLiv1 breed racing homer chromosome 38, bColLiv1.pat.W.v2, whole genome shotgun sequence genome:
- the CDC42EP2 gene encoding LOW QUALITY PROTEIN: cdc42 effector protein 2 (The sequence of the model RefSeq protein was modified relative to this genomic sequence to represent the inferred CDS: deleted 1 base in 1 codon) — protein MSAKAPIYLKRGGRKGKKEKLRDLLSRDMISPPLGDFRHTIHVGGAGDTFGDVSFLQGKLHLLPRAREAPEPPAGVARTATLSGRPAVTAAPSPLLKNAVSLPVIAGPRALTLPHAPPKPPRLRLDEKTPPRDDGEDNSGHVAVFPEPFPEPLFAEPSRTAGAANGVTAPPTGSLLSLHVDLGPSILEDVLRVMDKHHETPT, from the exons ATGTCGGCCAAGGCGCCGATCTACCTGAAGCGAGGCGGCaggaagggcaagaaggagaagCTGCGCGACCTGCTGTCGCGGGACATGATCAGCCCGCCGCTGGGCGACTTCCGGCACACCATCCACGTGGGCGGCGCGGGCGACACCTTCGGCGACGTCTCCTTCCTGCAGGGCAAGCTCCACCTGCTCCCGCGCGCCCGCGAGGCGCCGGAGCCGCCGGCCGGCGTCGCCAGGACGGCCACGCTGAGCGGCCGCCCCGCGGTTACGGCGGCGCCGTCGCCGCTGCTCAAGAACGCCGTGTCGCTGCCCGTCATCGCG GGCCCGCGCGCGCTCACGCTGCCGCACGCGCCGCCAAAACCGCCGCGGCTGCGGCTGGACGAGAAGACGCCACCACGGGACGATGGGGAGGACAACAGTGGACATGTCGCGGTGTTCCCGGAGCCGTTCCCGGAGCCGTTGTTTGCAGAGCCCTCACGCACGGCCGGCGCGGCCAACGGTGTCACCGCGCCGCCCACCGGCTCCCTCCTGTCGCTGCACGTGGACCTGGGCCCGTCCATCCTGGAGGACGTCCTGCGCGTGATGGACAAACACCACGAGACCCCCACGTGA
- the POLA2 gene encoding DNA polymerase alpha subunit B isoform X5, which produces MAEPGMEVEPGMEAEPGGEPEPGPGVEPEPGPGAEPEPGAEPEPEPGAVSAEAVLRELELFELRCEGEDVPGRLLELCVTHALGPVTLANELLAFVTTKELGTRLGAHTLDAFEHEVLSRRSSRVPRRRDRPHRGLHDVHSLQGLLEEEEEDELLDAYATPSKGSQKRSISSPERPRHKRLSGHSPLGPFSPGSFSPSATPSRHYASRGGRGDVVAALGDAPGTSWSSLGTPGCTPRLFGPPERHLSKPHKFMFQKPLDVREAMLWRMEELGDALKRHHRLEDFAAVTLPAQEPVTVLGQIACDSAGKLNAQSVLLVRIWGGTPRVFPQTRSRTAGFSPSRADRGAGGNQQHREEDEGDQDLRGGSPSLPRAHGTAARSRLGARGLWPLHPLGRCRLRAPEGPAGRDRAGPARPVSAAGAVPGRQTRAGAACAPGPQPLYPGARWHRPGRHLHRPAAAPGG; this is translated from the exons ATGGCGGAGCCGGGGATGGAAGTGGAACCGGGGATGGAAGCGGAACCGGGGGGCGAACCGGAGCCGGGACCGGGGGTGGAACCGGAGCCGGGACCGGGGGCGGAACCGGAGCCCGGGGCGGAGCCGGAGCCCGAGCCCGGGGCGGTGTCGGCCGAGGCGGTTCTgcgggagctggagctgttcGAGCTCCGCTGCGAGGGCGAGGACGTGCCCGGCAGGC tgcTGGAGCTGTGTGTGACCCACGCGCTGGGCCCGGTGACGTTGGCCAACGAGCTGCTGGCGTTTGTCACCACCAAGGAGCTGGGGACGCGCCTCGGCGCCCACACGCTCGACGCCTTCGAGCACGAG GTCCTGTCCCGGCGCAGCAGCCGCGTCCCCCGGCGCAGGGACCGTCCCCACCGGGGCCTCCACGACGTCCACTCGCTGCAGGGCCT cctggaggaggaggaggaggacgagcTGCTGGACGCCTACGCCACGCCCTCCAAG GGGTCCCAGAAACGCAGCATCTCCAGCCCGGAGCGGCCGCGGCACAAGCGGCTCTCGGGCCACAGCCCCCTCGGGCCCTTCTCGCCGGGCAGCTTCTCCCCCAG CGCCACCCCGTCCCGTCACTACGCGTCGCGCGGGGGCCGGGGGGACGTGGTGGCCGCGCTCGGGGACGCGCCGGGGACATCGTGGAGCAGCCTCGGGACCCCCGGCTGCACCCCCCGGCTCTTTGGGCCCCCCGAGCGGCACCTGAGCAAACCCCACAAGTTCATGTTCCAGAAGCCGCTGGACGTGCGCGAAG CGATGCTGTGGCGGATGGAGGAGCTCGGGGACGCCCTCAAGCGCCACCACCGGCTGGAGGACTTCGCCGCGGTGACGCTCCCGGCCCAG GAGCCGGTGACGGTTCTGGGCCAGATCGCGTGCGACAGCGCCGGGAAGCTGAACGCGCAGTCGGTGCTGCTG GtgaggatttgggggggaaCCCCCCGAGTTTTCCCCCAAACGCGGAGCCGAACCGCGGGTTTCTCACCTTCTCGGGCAGATCGTGGCGCTGGAGGGAACCAACAGCACCGGGAGGAGGATGAGGGTGACCAGGATCTACGAG GGGGTTCCCCTTCCCTTCCACGCGCCCACGGAACCGCTGCCAG ATCACGTCTCGGTGCTCGTGGCCTGTGGCCCCTTCACCCCCTCGGACGGTGTCGCCTTCGAGCCCCTGAGGGACCTGCTGGACGTGATCGAGCGGGACCGGCCCGACCTGTGTCTGCtg CTGGGGCCGTTCCTGGACGCCAGACACGAGCAGGTGCAG CGTGTGCTCCTGGTCCCCAACCCCTGTACCCTGGAGCTCGGTGGCACCGTCCTGGGCGTCACCTCCACCGACCTGCTGCTGCACCTGGGGGCTGA
- the POLA2 gene encoding DNA polymerase alpha subunit B isoform X1: protein MAEPGMEVEPGMEAEPGGEPEPGPGVEPEPGPGAEPEPGAEPEPEPGAVSAEAVLRELELFELRCEGEDVPGRLLELCVTHALGPVTLANELLAFVTTKELGTRLGAHTLDAFEHEVLSRRSSRVPRRRDRPHRGLHDVHSLQGLLEEEEEDELLDAYATPSKGSQKRSISSPERPRHKRLSGHSPLGPFSPGSFSPSATPSRHYASRGGRGDVVAALGDAPGTSWSSLGTPGCTPRLFGPPERHLSKPHKFMFQKPLDVREAMLWRMEELGDALKRHHRLEDFAAVTLPAQEPVTVLGQIACDSAGKLNAQSVLLVGDAFHAGGAQVPLDLSELTEFSLFPGQIVALEGTNSTGRRMRVTRIYEGVPLPFHAPTEPLPDHVSVLVACGPFTPSDGVAFEPLRDLLDVIERDRPDLCLLLGPFLDARHEQVQRVLLVPNPCTLELGGTVLGVTSTDLLLHLGAEETNRSAGGSDRFTRILQHILTQRSYYPLYPPSEELNVDYEGLYSYGSFPVTPHVLVTPSDLRYFVKDVLGCVCLNPGRLAKGRTGGTFGRLSLRRGADGTPHVAAQVVRI, encoded by the exons ATGGCGGAGCCGGGGATGGAAGTGGAACCGGGGATGGAAGCGGAACCGGGGGGCGAACCGGAGCCGGGACCGGGGGTGGAACCGGAGCCGGGACCGGGGGCGGAACCGGAGCCCGGGGCGGAGCCGGAGCCCGAGCCCGGGGCGGTGTCGGCCGAGGCGGTTCTgcgggagctggagctgttcGAGCTCCGCTGCGAGGGCGAGGACGTGCCCGGCAGGC tgcTGGAGCTGTGTGTGACCCACGCGCTGGGCCCGGTGACGTTGGCCAACGAGCTGCTGGCGTTTGTCACCACCAAGGAGCTGGGGACGCGCCTCGGCGCCCACACGCTCGACGCCTTCGAGCACGAG GTCCTGTCCCGGCGCAGCAGCCGCGTCCCCCGGCGCAGGGACCGTCCCCACCGGGGCCTCCACGACGTCCACTCGCTGCAGGGCCT cctggaggaggaggaggaggacgagcTGCTGGACGCCTACGCCACGCCCTCCAAG GGGTCCCAGAAACGCAGCATCTCCAGCCCGGAGCGGCCGCGGCACAAGCGGCTCTCGGGCCACAGCCCCCTCGGGCCCTTCTCGCCGGGCAGCTTCTCCCCCAG CGCCACCCCGTCCCGTCACTACGCGTCGCGCGGGGGCCGGGGGGACGTGGTGGCCGCGCTCGGGGACGCGCCGGGGACATCGTGGAGCAGCCTCGGGACCCCCGGCTGCACCCCCCGGCTCTTTGGGCCCCCCGAGCGGCACCTGAGCAAACCCCACAAGTTCATGTTCCAGAAGCCGCTGGACGTGCGCGAAG CGATGCTGTGGCGGATGGAGGAGCTCGGGGACGCCCTCAAGCGCCACCACCGGCTGGAGGACTTCGCCGCGGTGACGCTCCCGGCCCAG GAGCCGGTGACGGTTCTGGGCCAGATCGCGTGCGACAGCGCCGGGAAGCTGAACGCGCAGTCGGTGCTGCTGGTGGGCGACGCGTTCCACGCCGGGGGGGCGCAGGTCCCGCTGGACCTCTCGGAATTGACCGAATTCTCCCTTTTTCCGGGGCAG ATCGTGGCGCTGGAGGGAACCAACAGCACCGGGAGGAGGATGAGGGTGACCAGGATCTACGAG GGGGTTCCCCTTCCCTTCCACGCGCCCACGGAACCGCTGCCAG ATCACGTCTCGGTGCTCGTGGCCTGTGGCCCCTTCACCCCCTCGGACGGTGTCGCCTTCGAGCCCCTGAGGGACCTGCTGGACGTGATCGAGCGGGACCGGCCCGACCTGTGTCTGCtg CTGGGGCCGTTCCTGGACGCCAGACACGAGCAGGTGCAG CGTGTGCTCCTGGTCCCCAACCCCTGTACCCTGGAGCTCGGTGGCACCGTCCTGGGCGTCACCTCCACCGACCTGCTGCTGCACCTGGGGGCTGAGGAGACCAACAG ATCGGCCGGCGGCTCCGACCGCTTCACGCGGATCCTCCAGCACATCCTGACGCAGCGGAG TTATTACCCGCTGTACCCCCCCTCGGAGGAGCTGAACGTGGACTACGAGGGTCTCTACAGCTACGGGTCCTTCCCCGTCACCCCCCACGTCCTCGTCACGCCCTCGGACCTGCGCTACTTCGTCAAG GACGTGCTGGGCTGCGTGTGCCTCAACCCCGGCCGCCTGGCCAAGGGCCGCACCGGCGGCACGTTCGGCCGCCTGTCCCTGCGCCGCGGGGCCGACGGGACCCCGCACGTGGCCGCCCAGGTCGTGCGCATCTGA
- the POLA2 gene encoding DNA polymerase alpha subunit B isoform X3 produces MAEPGMEVEPGMEAEPGGEPEPGPGVEPEPGPGAEPEPGAEPEPEPGAVSAEAVLRELELFELRCEGEDVPGRLLELCVTHALGPVTLANELLAFVTTKELGTRLGAHTLDAFEHEVLSRRSSRVPRRRDRPHRGLHDVHSLQGLLEEEEEDELLDAYATPSKGSQKRSISSPERPRHKRLSGHSPLGPFSPGSFSPSATPSRHYASRGGRGDVVAALGDAPGTSWSSLGTPGCTPRLFGPPERHLSKPHKFMFQKPLDVREAMLWRMEELGDALKRHHRLEDFAAVTLPAQEPVTVLGQIACDSAGKLNAQSVLLIVALEGTNSTGRRMRVTRIYEGVPLPFHAPTEPLPDHVSVLVACGPFTPSDGVAFEPLRDLLDVIERDRPDLCLLLGPFLDARHEQVQRVLLVPNPCTLELGGTVLGVTSTDLLLHLGAEETNRSAGGSDRFTRILQHILTQRSYYPLYPPSEELNVDYEGLYSYGSFPVTPHVLVTPSDLRYFVKDVLGCVCLNPGRLAKGRTGGTFGRLSLRRGADGTPHVAAQVVRI; encoded by the exons ATGGCGGAGCCGGGGATGGAAGTGGAACCGGGGATGGAAGCGGAACCGGGGGGCGAACCGGAGCCGGGACCGGGGGTGGAACCGGAGCCGGGACCGGGGGCGGAACCGGAGCCCGGGGCGGAGCCGGAGCCCGAGCCCGGGGCGGTGTCGGCCGAGGCGGTTCTgcgggagctggagctgttcGAGCTCCGCTGCGAGGGCGAGGACGTGCCCGGCAGGC tgcTGGAGCTGTGTGTGACCCACGCGCTGGGCCCGGTGACGTTGGCCAACGAGCTGCTGGCGTTTGTCACCACCAAGGAGCTGGGGACGCGCCTCGGCGCCCACACGCTCGACGCCTTCGAGCACGAG GTCCTGTCCCGGCGCAGCAGCCGCGTCCCCCGGCGCAGGGACCGTCCCCACCGGGGCCTCCACGACGTCCACTCGCTGCAGGGCCT cctggaggaggaggaggaggacgagcTGCTGGACGCCTACGCCACGCCCTCCAAG GGGTCCCAGAAACGCAGCATCTCCAGCCCGGAGCGGCCGCGGCACAAGCGGCTCTCGGGCCACAGCCCCCTCGGGCCCTTCTCGCCGGGCAGCTTCTCCCCCAG CGCCACCCCGTCCCGTCACTACGCGTCGCGCGGGGGCCGGGGGGACGTGGTGGCCGCGCTCGGGGACGCGCCGGGGACATCGTGGAGCAGCCTCGGGACCCCCGGCTGCACCCCCCGGCTCTTTGGGCCCCCCGAGCGGCACCTGAGCAAACCCCACAAGTTCATGTTCCAGAAGCCGCTGGACGTGCGCGAAG CGATGCTGTGGCGGATGGAGGAGCTCGGGGACGCCCTCAAGCGCCACCACCGGCTGGAGGACTTCGCCGCGGTGACGCTCCCGGCCCAG GAGCCGGTGACGGTTCTGGGCCAGATCGCGTGCGACAGCGCCGGGAAGCTGAACGCGCAGTCGGTGCTGCTG ATCGTGGCGCTGGAGGGAACCAACAGCACCGGGAGGAGGATGAGGGTGACCAGGATCTACGAG GGGGTTCCCCTTCCCTTCCACGCGCCCACGGAACCGCTGCCAG ATCACGTCTCGGTGCTCGTGGCCTGTGGCCCCTTCACCCCCTCGGACGGTGTCGCCTTCGAGCCCCTGAGGGACCTGCTGGACGTGATCGAGCGGGACCGGCCCGACCTGTGTCTGCtg CTGGGGCCGTTCCTGGACGCCAGACACGAGCAGGTGCAG CGTGTGCTCCTGGTCCCCAACCCCTGTACCCTGGAGCTCGGTGGCACCGTCCTGGGCGTCACCTCCACCGACCTGCTGCTGCACCTGGGGGCTGAGGAGACCAACAG ATCGGCCGGCGGCTCCGACCGCTTCACGCGGATCCTCCAGCACATCCTGACGCAGCGGAG TTATTACCCGCTGTACCCCCCCTCGGAGGAGCTGAACGTGGACTACGAGGGTCTCTACAGCTACGGGTCCTTCCCCGTCACCCCCCACGTCCTCGTCACGCCCTCGGACCTGCGCTACTTCGTCAAG GACGTGCTGGGCTGCGTGTGCCTCAACCCCGGCCGCCTGGCCAAGGGCCGCACCGGCGGCACGTTCGGCCGCCTGTCCCTGCGCCGCGGGGCCGACGGGACCCCGCACGTGGCCGCCCAGGTCGTGCGCATCTGA
- the POLA2 gene encoding DNA polymerase alpha subunit B isoform X4: MAEPGMEVEPGMEAEPGGEPEPGPGVEPEPGPGAEPEPGAEPEPEPGAVSAEAVLRELELFELRCEGEDVPGRLLELCVTHALGPVTLANELLAFVTTKELGTRLGAHTLDAFEHEVLSRRSSRVPRRRDRPHRGLHDVHSLQGLLEEEEEDELLDAYATPSKGSQKRSISSPERPRHKRLSGHSPLGPFSPGSFSPSATPSRHYASRGGRGDVVAALGDAPGTSWSSLGTPGCTPRLFGPPERHLSKPHKFMFQKPLDVREAMLWRMEELGDALKRHHRLEDFAAVTLPAQEPVTVLGQIACDSAGKLNAQSVLLVGDAFHAGGAQVPLDLSELTEFSLFPGQIVALEGTNSTGRRMRVTRIYEGVPLPFHAPTEPLPDHVSVLVACGPFTPSDGVAFEPLRDLLDVIERDRPDLCLLLGPFLDARHEQVQRGELPGSFGDVFRLCLRSILDGTRRSRFCPKPPLFTPNGLRVRRLHRPLRKKRAKRVRFGSEPRDAAQASIWAFPPQKSEGE, from the exons ATGGCGGAGCCGGGGATGGAAGTGGAACCGGGGATGGAAGCGGAACCGGGGGGCGAACCGGAGCCGGGACCGGGGGTGGAACCGGAGCCGGGACCGGGGGCGGAACCGGAGCCCGGGGCGGAGCCGGAGCCCGAGCCCGGGGCGGTGTCGGCCGAGGCGGTTCTgcgggagctggagctgttcGAGCTCCGCTGCGAGGGCGAGGACGTGCCCGGCAGGC tgcTGGAGCTGTGTGTGACCCACGCGCTGGGCCCGGTGACGTTGGCCAACGAGCTGCTGGCGTTTGTCACCACCAAGGAGCTGGGGACGCGCCTCGGCGCCCACACGCTCGACGCCTTCGAGCACGAG GTCCTGTCCCGGCGCAGCAGCCGCGTCCCCCGGCGCAGGGACCGTCCCCACCGGGGCCTCCACGACGTCCACTCGCTGCAGGGCCT cctggaggaggaggaggaggacgagcTGCTGGACGCCTACGCCACGCCCTCCAAG GGGTCCCAGAAACGCAGCATCTCCAGCCCGGAGCGGCCGCGGCACAAGCGGCTCTCGGGCCACAGCCCCCTCGGGCCCTTCTCGCCGGGCAGCTTCTCCCCCAG CGCCACCCCGTCCCGTCACTACGCGTCGCGCGGGGGCCGGGGGGACGTGGTGGCCGCGCTCGGGGACGCGCCGGGGACATCGTGGAGCAGCCTCGGGACCCCCGGCTGCACCCCCCGGCTCTTTGGGCCCCCCGAGCGGCACCTGAGCAAACCCCACAAGTTCATGTTCCAGAAGCCGCTGGACGTGCGCGAAG CGATGCTGTGGCGGATGGAGGAGCTCGGGGACGCCCTCAAGCGCCACCACCGGCTGGAGGACTTCGCCGCGGTGACGCTCCCGGCCCAG GAGCCGGTGACGGTTCTGGGCCAGATCGCGTGCGACAGCGCCGGGAAGCTGAACGCGCAGTCGGTGCTGCTGGTGGGCGACGCGTTCCACGCCGGGGGGGCGCAGGTCCCGCTGGACCTCTCGGAATTGACCGAATTCTCCCTTTTTCCGGGGCAG ATCGTGGCGCTGGAGGGAACCAACAGCACCGGGAGGAGGATGAGGGTGACCAGGATCTACGAG GGGGTTCCCCTTCCCTTCCACGCGCCCACGGAACCGCTGCCAG ATCACGTCTCGGTGCTCGTGGCCTGTGGCCCCTTCACCCCCTCGGACGGTGTCGCCTTCGAGCCCCTGAGGGACCTGCTGGACGTGATCGAGCGGGACCGGCCCGACCTGTGTCTGCtg CTGGGGCCGTTCCTGGACGCCAGACACGAGCAGGTGCAG CGCGGCGAGCTCCCCGGCTCCTTCGGCGACGTCTTCAGGCTCTGCCTGCGCTCCATCCTGGACGGCACCCGCAGGTCCCGCTTTTGCCCAAAACCCCCTCTTTTCACCCCAAACGGGCTCCGCGTGCGGCGCCTCCACCGACCCCTGCGGAAAAAACGGGCGAAAAGGGTCAGATTTGGTTCAGAGCCCCGGGATGCGGCTCAGGCCTCAATTTGGGCTTTTCCGCCCCAAAAATCTGAGGGGGAATAA
- the POLA2 gene encoding DNA polymerase alpha subunit B isoform X2: MAEPGMEVEPGMEAEPGGEPEPGPGVEPEPGPGAEPEPGAEPEPEPGAVSAEAVLRELELFELRCEGEDVPGRLLELCVTHALGPVTLANELLAFVTTKELGTRLGAHTLDAFEHEVLSRRSSRVPRRRDRPHRGLHDVHSLQGLLEEEEEDELLDAYATPSKGSQKRSISSPERPRHKRLSGHSPLGPFSPGSFSPSATPSRHYASRGGRGDVVAALGDAPGTSWSSLGTPGCTPRLFGPPERHLSKPHKFMFQKPLDVREAMLWRMEELGDALKRHHRLEDFAAVTLPAQEPVTVLGQIACDSAGKLNAQSVLLVGDAFHAGGAQVPLDLSELTEFSLFPGQIVALEGTNSTGRRMRVTRIYEGVPLPFHAPTEPLPDHVSVLVACGPFTPSDGVAFEPLRDLLDVIERDRPDLCLLRVLLVPNPCTLELGGTVLGVTSTDLLLHLGAEETNRSAGGSDRFTRILQHILTQRSYYPLYPPSEELNVDYEGLYSYGSFPVTPHVLVTPSDLRYFVKDVLGCVCLNPGRLAKGRTGGTFGRLSLRRGADGTPHVAAQVVRI; the protein is encoded by the exons ATGGCGGAGCCGGGGATGGAAGTGGAACCGGGGATGGAAGCGGAACCGGGGGGCGAACCGGAGCCGGGACCGGGGGTGGAACCGGAGCCGGGACCGGGGGCGGAACCGGAGCCCGGGGCGGAGCCGGAGCCCGAGCCCGGGGCGGTGTCGGCCGAGGCGGTTCTgcgggagctggagctgttcGAGCTCCGCTGCGAGGGCGAGGACGTGCCCGGCAGGC tgcTGGAGCTGTGTGTGACCCACGCGCTGGGCCCGGTGACGTTGGCCAACGAGCTGCTGGCGTTTGTCACCACCAAGGAGCTGGGGACGCGCCTCGGCGCCCACACGCTCGACGCCTTCGAGCACGAG GTCCTGTCCCGGCGCAGCAGCCGCGTCCCCCGGCGCAGGGACCGTCCCCACCGGGGCCTCCACGACGTCCACTCGCTGCAGGGCCT cctggaggaggaggaggaggacgagcTGCTGGACGCCTACGCCACGCCCTCCAAG GGGTCCCAGAAACGCAGCATCTCCAGCCCGGAGCGGCCGCGGCACAAGCGGCTCTCGGGCCACAGCCCCCTCGGGCCCTTCTCGCCGGGCAGCTTCTCCCCCAG CGCCACCCCGTCCCGTCACTACGCGTCGCGCGGGGGCCGGGGGGACGTGGTGGCCGCGCTCGGGGACGCGCCGGGGACATCGTGGAGCAGCCTCGGGACCCCCGGCTGCACCCCCCGGCTCTTTGGGCCCCCCGAGCGGCACCTGAGCAAACCCCACAAGTTCATGTTCCAGAAGCCGCTGGACGTGCGCGAAG CGATGCTGTGGCGGATGGAGGAGCTCGGGGACGCCCTCAAGCGCCACCACCGGCTGGAGGACTTCGCCGCGGTGACGCTCCCGGCCCAG GAGCCGGTGACGGTTCTGGGCCAGATCGCGTGCGACAGCGCCGGGAAGCTGAACGCGCAGTCGGTGCTGCTGGTGGGCGACGCGTTCCACGCCGGGGGGGCGCAGGTCCCGCTGGACCTCTCGGAATTGACCGAATTCTCCCTTTTTCCGGGGCAG ATCGTGGCGCTGGAGGGAACCAACAGCACCGGGAGGAGGATGAGGGTGACCAGGATCTACGAG GGGGTTCCCCTTCCCTTCCACGCGCCCACGGAACCGCTGCCAG ATCACGTCTCGGTGCTCGTGGCCTGTGGCCCCTTCACCCCCTCGGACGGTGTCGCCTTCGAGCCCCTGAGGGACCTGCTGGACGTGATCGAGCGGGACCGGCCCGACCTGTGTCTGCtg CGTGTGCTCCTGGTCCCCAACCCCTGTACCCTGGAGCTCGGTGGCACCGTCCTGGGCGTCACCTCCACCGACCTGCTGCTGCACCTGGGGGCTGAGGAGACCAACAG ATCGGCCGGCGGCTCCGACCGCTTCACGCGGATCCTCCAGCACATCCTGACGCAGCGGAG TTATTACCCGCTGTACCCCCCCTCGGAGGAGCTGAACGTGGACTACGAGGGTCTCTACAGCTACGGGTCCTTCCCCGTCACCCCCCACGTCCTCGTCACGCCCTCGGACCTGCGCTACTTCGTCAAG GACGTGCTGGGCTGCGTGTGCCTCAACCCCGGCCGCCTGGCCAAGGGCCGCACCGGCGGCACGTTCGGCCGCCTGTCCCTGCGCCGCGGGGCCGACGGGACCCCGCACGTGGCCGCCCAGGTCGTGCGCATCTGA